In Synechococcus sp. MU1643, a single window of DNA contains:
- the moaB gene encoding molybdenum cofactor biosynthesis protein B, whose translation MGLSIALLTISDTRSLADDSSGDQLQRSLEAADHRLHERQLCADDRYQIRRELSRWIADPAVDVVITSGGTGLTGRDGTPEAVAPLLDKTIEGFGELFRVLSFESIGTSTLQSRCLAGVANGTFVFVLPGSLDAVTTAWNRLIRAQLDADTRPCNLAQLRARLKE comes from the coding sequence ATGGGCCTGTCCATCGCCCTGCTCACCATCTCCGACACTCGCAGTTTGGCGGACGACAGCAGCGGAGATCAGCTGCAGCGCAGCCTTGAAGCCGCCGACCATCGGCTTCACGAGCGACAACTCTGCGCGGATGATCGCTATCAAATCCGCCGTGAACTGAGCCGCTGGATCGCCGATCCTGCGGTTGATGTGGTGATCACCAGCGGAGGCACCGGTCTCACCGGCCGCGATGGAACCCCCGAAGCAGTGGCACCGCTGCTGGACAAAACAATCGAAGGATTCGGGGAACTGTTCCGTGTGCTCTCCTTCGAGAGCATTGGCACCAGCACCCTGCAAAGCCGCTGCCTTGCCGGCGTGGCCAACGGCACGTTTGTGTTTGTGCTGCCTGGGTCTCTTGATGCGGTGACCACGGCTTGGAACCGGCTCATCCGGGCTCAGCTCGATGCCGACACCCGACCTTGCAACCTGGCCCAGCTCCGGGCTCGCTTGAAGGAATAG
- a CDS encoding MoaD/ThiS family protein: protein MDVVLKVLLFASLRERAGWSERSLPFTPGVSTAREVWNQLELGPLEGISIAVNQELVGANQPLQAGDELAFLPPFTGG from the coding sequence ATGGATGTGGTGCTGAAGGTGCTGCTGTTCGCTTCCCTGCGCGAACGCGCCGGTTGGTCCGAACGTTCCCTTCCGTTCACGCCAGGGGTCTCGACGGCCCGTGAGGTCTGGAACCAGTTGGAGCTTGGCCCGCTCGAGGGCATCAGCATTGCGGTGAACCAGGAGTTGGTTGGTGCTAATCAGCCGTTGCAGGCCGGAGATGAACTGGCCTTTCTTCCACCGTTCACAGGGGGTTAA
- a CDS encoding molybdenum cofactor biosynthesis protein MoaE: protein MTGCRVEVCPDPFDPWQQLALWSGNAAAAAIFIGRVRPTTMDGRPLEVLELEHFPGLCERQITAMAQRLQQEHQAGPILVLHRVGKLTPGEPIVLVAVQADRRGSAQCCSAALLEQLKYQAPFWKREWCAGQGTWLAANTPL, encoded by the coding sequence GTGACCGGTTGCCGTGTCGAGGTCTGCCCAGATCCCTTTGATCCTTGGCAGCAGCTTGCGCTCTGGAGTGGGAATGCTGCCGCTGCGGCGATTTTTATTGGTCGGGTGCGCCCCACCACGATGGACGGCCGGCCTCTGGAGGTGCTGGAGCTGGAGCACTTCCCCGGTCTTTGCGAACGTCAGATCACGGCCATGGCACAGCGTCTGCAGCAGGAGCACCAGGCCGGGCCGATTTTGGTGCTGCATCGGGTGGGGAAGCTCACCCCCGGTGAGCCGATCGTGCTTGTGGCGGTGCAGGCCGATCGTCGTGGGTCGGCGCAGTGCTGCTCGGCCGCGTTGTTGGAGCAACTCAAGTACCAGGCTCCGTTTTGGAAGCGGGAGTGGTGCGCTGGTCAGGGCACCTGGCTGGCGGCGAACACACCGCTCTGA
- a CDS encoding NAD-dependent epimerase/dehydratase family protein has protein sequence MDLTIVGCGYVGLALAERLQARRPQLRLTLTTTSSERLEQLSPLADRVQICDATDPTQLLDALRQSSSAVFCLGPKGDRQVDANGYRHTFVDSFRCLTSLLPQLPELRQINYTGSCSVYGDTEGDWVDEQTPPEPSRGHGDVLLEGEQLLKGISDRRVCILRLGALYGPGRDLDRRLRGLAGLERPGSGATYSNWLHVADAAGALEAALDAEWAGVVNVVNDEPIRLRDLVGRSLQRQGLAPVRWLGQDGSGSGGRRIRNTRLKQLGYQLQHPSLDQSGVFAASQVP, from the coding sequence ATGGACCTGACAATCGTTGGCTGCGGGTATGTGGGGCTCGCCCTGGCGGAGCGGCTGCAAGCAAGACGGCCCCAGCTGAGGCTGACGCTGACCACCACCAGCAGCGAACGGCTGGAGCAACTCAGCCCCCTGGCCGATCGGGTGCAGATCTGCGATGCCACTGACCCCACCCAGTTGTTGGACGCCCTGCGACAAAGCAGCAGCGCCGTGTTCTGCCTCGGGCCCAAGGGAGATCGCCAGGTGGATGCCAACGGCTATCGCCACACCTTCGTCGACAGCTTCCGCTGCCTGACGTCGCTGTTGCCACAACTGCCGGAACTGCGGCAGATCAATTACACCGGCAGTTGCTCGGTGTACGGCGATACCGAGGGTGACTGGGTGGATGAGCAAACGCCACCCGAGCCAAGCCGGGGCCATGGCGATGTTCTGCTGGAAGGCGAACAACTGCTCAAAGGCATCAGCGACCGTCGGGTGTGCATCCTGCGCCTTGGGGCGCTGTACGGCCCTGGCCGCGATCTTGATCGACGCCTGCGCGGGCTCGCCGGGCTGGAACGCCCTGGCAGCGGAGCGACCTACAGCAACTGGCTGCATGTGGCGGATGCCGCCGGCGCCCTGGAAGCAGCTCTCGATGCTGAATGGGCCGGTGTAGTGAATGTGGTCAACGATGAGCCGATTCGGCTGCGGGATCTCGTGGGGCGCAGCCTGCAGCGCCAGGGCCTGGCCCCCGTGCGCTGGCTTGGGCAGGACGGATCGGGTTCAGGGGGCCGGCGGATTCGCAACACCCGGCTCAAACAGTTGGGCTACCAACTTCAGCACCCGAGCCTTGATCAGAGCGGTGTGTTCGCCGCCAGCCAGGTGCCCTGA